In Geotalea uraniireducens, one genomic interval encodes:
- a CDS encoding C1 family peptidase has protein sequence MTTREIQGRKFDARPDRVDYRDRIYNPPLVCLPPQYPDAGFITGHLSDYTTKHRLILDQGKEGACTGFGLAAVINYLLWKKHFDDEQRTGKFGKLATVSPRMLYHMARIYDEWPGEDYDGSSCRGAMKGWYRHGVCAEALWPYKTKFVPPREGWQQDAALRPLGAYYRINKDSVADMQAAIHEVGAIYVSASVHEGWFLGSSPTLPVIPLVAGETGGHAFALIGYTSDGFIVQNSWGDSWGCFGFAILTYEDWIRNGSDAWVAVLGAPMAIQEKVRTRSSMTLQEVANGKAGWSWQPDSTAPPHVYSNPAVEPLSESTAYEHTVVLGNDGRPINRFLDVADATGAVRETAFTLPLAWLQGQAKPILAIYAHGGLNSEEASLKRIRVMAPYFRANGIYPLFITWKTGFGESISGMLEDAVGKFLKPSAEGPARGLWSDITSQLKEAKDRSVEVACENLLVKPVWMQMKQNAAAAVEREAGLTLVAGCLAELKSRLPDLEIHLVGHSAGSILHGHLLDRLVQKKLAVRTVSLYAPACTVRFALDHYRPAMEKQILAKERLFFDIMSDEREQADTVGPYGKSLLYLVSRALEDLHKMPLLGMEAAWNPAVAAPAQWNPRTAGDVAGWQSFMGGMGTVRVHSRDRAKVFDGQEYIPLAHGSFDNDVVVVAATLERIRGSALAAKVENLHGF, from the coding sequence ATGACGACGAGAGAGATCCAAGGAAGGAAATTCGACGCTCGCCCCGACCGGGTCGATTACCGTGACCGCATCTACAATCCGCCGCTGGTCTGTCTTCCCCCCCAGTATCCCGATGCCGGCTTCATTACCGGCCACCTGAGCGATTACACCACCAAGCACCGGCTGATCCTCGACCAGGGGAAAGAGGGGGCCTGCACCGGCTTCGGCCTGGCGGCGGTCATCAACTATCTGCTCTGGAAAAAACATTTCGACGACGAGCAGCGGACGGGTAAGTTTGGGAAGCTGGCGACGGTGAGTCCGCGGATGCTGTACCACATGGCACGGATCTACGACGAGTGGCCCGGCGAGGACTACGACGGGTCGAGCTGTCGCGGGGCGATGAAGGGATGGTACCGGCATGGCGTCTGCGCCGAGGCGCTCTGGCCCTACAAGACCAAGTTCGTCCCCCCGCGGGAGGGCTGGCAGCAGGATGCGGCGCTCCGGCCGCTGGGAGCCTACTATCGGATCAACAAGGACTCGGTTGCCGACATGCAGGCGGCAATCCACGAGGTGGGGGCGATCTACGTCTCGGCATCGGTGCATGAGGGGTGGTTCCTCGGCAGTTCGCCGACCCTGCCGGTGATCCCGCTGGTCGCGGGGGAGACGGGAGGGCATGCCTTCGCCCTGATCGGCTACACCAGCGACGGCTTCATCGTCCAGAATTCCTGGGGTGATTCATGGGGCTGCTTCGGCTTTGCCATCCTTACCTACGAAGACTGGATCCGCAACGGTTCCGATGCCTGGGTGGCGGTGCTCGGCGCGCCGATGGCGATCCAGGAAAAGGTCCGCACCCGGAGCAGCATGACCCTGCAGGAAGTGGCCAACGGCAAGGCCGGCTGGTCGTGGCAGCCGGACAGTACCGCGCCCCCCCACGTCTACAGCAACCCTGCTGTCGAGCCACTCAGCGAGAGTACCGCCTACGAGCACACAGTAGTTCTTGGTAACGACGGCCGGCCGATCAACCGCTTCCTCGACGTTGCCGATGCCACCGGGGCGGTCCGGGAGACCGCCTTCACCCTGCCGCTGGCTTGGTTGCAGGGGCAGGCGAAACCGATCCTGGCCATCTACGCCCATGGCGGCCTGAACAGCGAAGAGGCATCGCTCAAGCGGATCCGGGTGATGGCTCCCTACTTCCGGGCGAACGGCATCTACCCGCTCTTCATCACCTGGAAGACCGGTTTCGGCGAGAGCATCTCCGGAATGCTGGAAGACGCGGTCGGCAAGTTCCTCAAGCCGTCGGCGGAAGGTCCGGCCCGCGGTCTCTGGTCTGACATTACCAGTCAGCTCAAGGAGGCCAAGGACCGGTCGGTGGAGGTTGCCTGCGAGAACCTGCTGGTGAAGCCGGTCTGGATGCAGATGAAGCAGAATGCGGCGGCGGCCGTCGAACGGGAGGCGGGGCTGACCCTGGTGGCCGGCTGCCTCGCCGAGCTAAAGAGCCGTCTGCCGGACCTGGAAATCCACCTGGTCGGCCATTCGGCGGGCTCGATCCTCCATGGCCACCTGCTCGACCGGCTTGTCCAGAAGAAGCTGGCGGTCCGGACGGTTTCCCTCTACGCGCCGGCCTGTACCGTCCGCTTCGCCCTCGACCATTACCGCCCGGCGATGGAGAAGCAGATTCTCGCCAAGGAGCGGCTCTTCTTCGACATCATGAGCGACGAGCGGGAGCAGGCTGATACCGTCGGCCCCTACGGCAAATCGTTGCTCTACCTGGTCAGCCGGGCGCTGGAAGACCTGCACAAGATGCCGCTGCTCGGCATGGAGGCGGCCTGGAACCCGGCAGTGGCGGCGCCGGCCCAGTGGAACCCGCGAACTGCCGGCGATGTCGCCGGCTGGCAGTCATTCATGGGAGGAATGGGGACGGTGCGGGTCCACAGTCGCGACCGGGCCAAGGTCTTCGACGGCCAGGAGTATATCCCCCTGGCCCATGGTTCCTTCGATAACGATGTGGTGGTGGTGGCCGCTACTCTGGAGCGGATTCGCGGCAGTGCCCTGGCGGCAAAAGTGGAGAACCTGCACGGTTTCTGA
- a CDS encoding tRNA-uridine aminocarboxypropyltransferase, whose amino-acid sequence MGTRAKRTPRCARCRMHLTLCICAAIPRYELATRLVLVMHQREHKKSTATGPLALAALPNSELRIHGNLDRPLDLADLDMPERQTLILYPGDDVPLLSRELLAGDDRPVTLIVPDGNWRQAARMGRRLPGLARARMVRLPPGPPTAWGIRREPHPEGLATFEAIARALGIIETPAVQEGLEELFRLMVATTLGTRGTPPSP is encoded by the coding sequence ATGGGAACCCGAGCCAAACGCACCCCCCGCTGTGCCCGCTGCCGCATGCATCTCACCCTCTGCATCTGCGCGGCGATCCCCCGTTACGAACTGGCCACCCGCCTGGTGCTGGTGATGCACCAGCGCGAACACAAAAAGTCCACCGCCACCGGCCCGCTGGCCCTGGCGGCGCTTCCCAACAGCGAGCTGCGCATCCACGGCAACCTGGACCGGCCCCTCGACCTGGCCGACCTCGACATGCCGGAACGGCAGACTCTTATACTCTACCCCGGCGACGACGTACCGCTGTTGAGCCGGGAACTGCTTGCCGGCGACGACCGGCCGGTGACGCTGATAGTCCCCGACGGCAACTGGCGGCAGGCGGCCCGGATGGGTCGGCGGCTCCCCGGCCTCGCCCGCGCCCGGATGGTCAGACTTCCGCCCGGACCACCGACCGCCTGGGGCATCCGCCGTGAACCCCATCCCGAGGGGCTGGCGACCTTCGAGGCAATTGCCCGAGCCCTCGGGATCATCGAGACACCGGCCGTCCAGGAGGGGTTGGAAGAGCTGTTCCGGCTGATGGTGGCGACGACCCTCGGTACCCGGGGCACCCCTCCGTCCCCCTGA
- a CDS encoding MASE3 domain-containing protein has product MTDAKPAAGTLVPFIAGGGLLAGLYLTSYASFLLFHTLVELFSVLVAGGIFVIAWNSRRFAGNSYFLFIGIAHLCIGVTDLLHALAYKGMGVFPGGGANLPTQLWIAARYLQSVSFVLAPLFVNRRLRPRIVLAAFLAVTGLLFASIFSWGLFPVCYVDGAGVTLFKTWSEYAIALLFLAGLVLLRQRRAAFDRHVLDLLSGALVLLVGTELAFSRYISVYGPSNLVGHLLKAAAVFLIYRGTIETALTRPYDLLFRELKAGERALRESHQRVSSLLESITDAFFSLDREWRFTYLNSEAERLLGKSRAELLDRDLWTIFPETVGSAFDTGYRRAVTANEAVTFEGYYPSLERWFEVHAYPSREGLSVFFQDITARKRADEKLRASEERFATVFRIAPTIMVISSLQDGRYLEVNAAFEQHLGWRREEALGRTYLDLGVWENPADREAIRAVIDREGEVHDREIMVRGKGGESIVGLYSGVTIELNGETCLLSLIRNITARKRAEREVELLNVELESRATALEDMNCELEEANCELEATVEQLETVNHELEAANTELEAFNYSVSHDLRRPLTNINGYSQVILELFGNGLDEQCRQFVANIYDETKRMDHLIGTLLNFSRISRCDIRLVTVDLSDMVWAVAQKLKMKEPERQVTLTIAEGMTAYGDAGLLHVVVDNLLGNAWKYTGKREHALIEFGVTDIDGSRTHFVRDNGAGFAMDQVERIFAPFQRLHHPEDFPGEGIGLATVARIVQRHGGRIWAEGTVDRGATFYFTL; this is encoded by the coding sequence ATGACTGACGCCAAGCCCGCTGCTGGCACGCTCGTGCCGTTTATTGCCGGGGGAGGGCTCCTCGCCGGGCTTTACCTGACGAGCTATGCCAGCTTCCTCCTCTTTCATACCCTGGTCGAGCTTTTTTCCGTCCTGGTGGCCGGTGGCATTTTCGTTATCGCCTGGAACTCCCGCCGCTTTGCCGGCAACAGCTATTTCCTCTTCATCGGTATCGCCCATCTCTGCATCGGTGTGACCGACCTGTTGCACGCCCTGGCCTACAAGGGGATGGGGGTGTTCCCGGGAGGCGGCGCCAATCTGCCGACCCAACTCTGGATCGCCGCCCGTTATCTGCAGAGTGTTTCCTTCGTGCTCGCCCCACTGTTCGTCAACCGCCGGCTTAGGCCCCGCATTGTCCTGGCGGCATTCCTGGCGGTGACCGGTTTGCTGTTCGCTTCGATCTTCTCCTGGGGGCTTTTCCCTGTCTGCTACGTGGACGGAGCGGGCGTCACCCTCTTCAAGACCTGGAGCGAATATGCCATTGCCCTCCTTTTCCTGGCCGGGCTGGTGCTCCTTCGGCAGCGGCGGGCGGCCTTCGACCGGCACGTGCTCGATCTTCTCTCCGGCGCCCTGGTGCTGCTGGTGGGGACCGAGCTGGCCTTTTCCCGTTACATCAGCGTTTACGGCCCGAGCAATCTGGTCGGGCATCTGTTGAAGGCGGCGGCGGTCTTCCTGATCTACCGGGGGACCATCGAAACCGCCCTGACCCGCCCCTACGACCTGCTGTTCCGCGAGCTGAAGGCTGGCGAAAGGGCGCTGCGGGAGTCGCACCAGCGGGTTTCGTCCCTGCTGGAGAGCATTACCGATGCCTTCTTTTCCCTCGACCGGGAATGGCGTTTCACCTATCTGAACAGCGAAGCGGAACGGTTGCTCGGCAAGAGCCGCGCCGAACTGCTCGACCGCGACCTCTGGACAATTTTTCCCGAGACGGTCGGCTCGGCCTTCGATACCGGCTACCGCCGGGCGGTTACCGCCAACGAGGCGGTAACGTTCGAAGGGTACTATCCGTCGCTGGAACGGTGGTTCGAGGTCCACGCCTATCCCTCCCGGGAAGGACTGTCGGTATTTTTCCAGGATATCACCGCCCGCAAACGGGCGGACGAGAAGTTGCGCGCCTCGGAAGAGCGTTTTGCCACGGTGTTCAGGATCGCCCCGACCATTATGGTCATTTCGTCCCTGCAGGACGGTCGCTACCTGGAGGTCAATGCGGCGTTCGAGCAGCATCTCGGCTGGCGGCGCGAAGAGGCGCTCGGCCGGACCTACCTCGATCTGGGCGTCTGGGAAAACCCGGCCGACCGTGAGGCAATCCGCGCCGTCATCGATCGCGAGGGGGAGGTCCACGACCGGGAGATCATGGTCCGCGGGAAAGGGGGCGAGTCGATCGTCGGTCTGTACTCGGGCGTCACTATCGAGCTGAACGGCGAAACCTGTCTGCTGAGCCTGATCCGGAACATTACCGCCCGGAAGCGGGCCGAGCGGGAGGTAGAGCTGCTTAACGTCGAACTGGAGTCGCGTGCCACGGCGCTGGAGGATATGAACTGCGAGCTGGAGGAGGCGAACTGCGAGCTGGAGGCGACGGTGGAACAGCTGGAGACGGTCAACCACGAGCTGGAAGCGGCGAATACCGAACTTGAGGCGTTCAATTATTCGGTATCCCACGATCTCCGCCGGCCGCTCACCAATATCAACGGTTACTCCCAGGTGATTCTGGAGCTGTTCGGCAACGGTCTTGACGAGCAGTGCCGGCAGTTCGTTGCCAACATCTACGACGAGACGAAGCGGATGGACCATCTGATCGGCACCTTGCTCAATTTTTCCCGGATTTCCCGCTGCGACATCCGGCTGGTGACCGTGGACCTCAGCGACATGGTGTGGGCGGTGGCGCAGAAACTGAAGATGAAGGAGCCGGAACGGCAGGTGACGCTGACCATTGCCGAAGGGATGACGGCGTACGGCGACGCGGGGCTGCTCCACGTGGTGGTCGACAATCTGCTCGGGAATGCCTGGAAGTATACCGGCAAGCGGGAACATGCGTTGATCGAGTTCGGAGTGACCGACATCGACGGCAGCCGGACGCATTTTGTCCGCGATAACGGCGCCGGCTTTGCCATGGACCAGGTTGAGCGGATCTTTGCGCCGTTCCAGCGTCTTCACCATCCGGAAGATTTTCCCGGCGAGGGGATCGGCCTGGCTACCGTGGCCCGGATCGTCCAGCGGCACGGCGGCCGGATCTGGGCGGAAGGGACCGTGGACCGGGGCGCCACCTTCTATTTCACTCTGTAA
- a CDS encoding GGDEF domain-containing response regulator: MRILIAEDEPNLRQLLKVCLTAWGYDVIVARNGNEAWQILQGEDPPRLVILDWVMPGVNGLEVCQRIRAAGQEPYTYIIMLTSQQREDDLVTGMEAGADDYITKPFKHNELKVRLRAGQRIVELQNELLAAREALRTRATHDPLTGLWNHGEILNFLGQELAKAQREKQPVSIIMADLDHFKRINDSHGHQAGDAVLCAIARRMLSLVRTYDFVGRYGGEEFLIILPDCDAKQGAILAERLRAHIDSEGFASPEGPIPVTISLGVASSDTASWADPDTMVGAADKALYRAKQGGRNRVAIATAGSAEQPPEAGRITE, encoded by the coding sequence ATGAGAATCCTGATCGCCGAAGACGAACCGAATCTGCGCCAGCTCCTCAAAGTCTGCCTGACCGCCTGGGGATACGACGTCATCGTTGCCCGGAACGGCAACGAGGCCTGGCAGATCTTGCAGGGCGAGGATCCCCCCCGGCTGGTGATTCTCGACTGGGTGATGCCGGGCGTCAACGGGCTGGAGGTTTGCCAACGCATCCGGGCCGCCGGGCAGGAGCCGTACACCTATATCATCATGCTCACCTCGCAGCAGCGCGAGGACGACCTGGTCACCGGCATGGAGGCCGGGGCTGACGATTACATCACCAAACCGTTCAAGCACAACGAGCTCAAGGTGCGGCTCCGCGCCGGCCAGCGCATCGTCGAGCTGCAGAACGAATTGCTCGCGGCCCGGGAAGCGCTCCGGACCCGCGCCACCCACGATCCGCTCACAGGACTCTGGAACCACGGGGAGATCCTCAATTTCCTCGGCCAGGAACTGGCCAAGGCACAACGGGAAAAGCAGCCGGTCAGCATCATCATGGCCGATCTCGATCATTTCAAGAGGATCAACGACTCGCACGGCCACCAGGCCGGCGATGCAGTGCTCTGCGCAATCGCCCGGCGCATGCTCTCGCTGGTCCGGACCTATGATTTTGTCGGCCGGTACGGCGGGGAGGAATTCCTGATCATCCTCCCCGATTGCGACGCCAAGCAGGGAGCGATCCTGGCGGAACGCCTCCGGGCACATATCGATAGCGAAGGCTTCGCCAGCCCGGAGGGACCGATCCCGGTGACCATCAGCCTGGGGGTCGCCAGCAGCGACACAGCATCGTGGGCCGACCCCGACACAATGGTCGGCGCTGCCGACAAGGCGCTTTATCGGGCCAAGCAAGGGGGACGCAACCGGGTGGCGATCGCCACGGCAGGCAGTGCGGAACAGCCGCCAGAAGCAGGAAGGATTACAGAGTGA
- a CDS encoding sensor histidine kinase, which translates to MTRAALLTHFAPPERADQGDIARRHALLAADEGLRALLDAMPEFVMVVSPTRQILLGNRALNAFADSQGCEDIIGLRPGELLACQHALAAPAGCGTGEACQTCGAVEAILAALAGDRASHECRVLRHTPQGIEALDLKVWGTPFRWRGETLALVVAVDVSNEKRRQVLERLFFHDLLNTASVIHSLTELLFDGIMSFDDGKESLLVAARALVSEIRSQRELLAAENNELTVHPGPLHSRLFLEGVIQTYYNSTLGRERQISLAPGLAETIFYSDERLLGRVLGNLLKNALEASPRGAAVTLGCREGNGEISFWCHNVGVMSRETQLQIFQRSFSTKEAGRGIGTYSVKLLTERYLKGRVSFTSTIAAGTTFTVTYPLDLRSLDSALSSPPRLPAS; encoded by the coding sequence ATGACCCGAGCCGCCCTTCTTACCCATTTCGCTCCGCCGGAGCGTGCCGATCAGGGGGATATTGCCCGCCGCCATGCGTTGCTGGCGGCTGATGAAGGGCTGCGTGCGCTGCTCGATGCCATGCCCGAGTTCGTGATGGTTGTTAGCCCGACCCGCCAGATCCTGCTCGGTAACCGGGCTCTCAATGCCTTTGCCGATTCCCAGGGGTGCGAGGACATTATCGGCCTTCGTCCCGGCGAACTGCTGGCCTGCCAGCACGCGCTTGCCGCGCCGGCCGGTTGCGGCACTGGCGAGGCCTGTCAGACCTGTGGTGCGGTAGAGGCGATCCTGGCGGCGCTGGCCGGCGATCGGGCAAGTCACGAATGTCGGGTGCTCCGGCACACCCCCCAGGGGATCGAGGCCCTCGATCTGAAAGTCTGGGGAACCCCGTTCCGCTGGCGGGGAGAGACTCTGGCCCTGGTGGTCGCCGTCGACGTGAGCAACGAGAAACGGCGGCAGGTCCTCGAACGGCTCTTTTTCCACGATCTGCTCAATACCGCCAGCGTCATTCACAGTCTGACCGAATTGCTGTTCGACGGAATCATGAGCTTCGACGATGGGAAAGAGAGCCTGCTGGTCGCGGCCCGGGCACTGGTGAGCGAGATTCGCAGCCAGCGTGAGCTGCTGGCGGCGGAGAACAACGAACTGACCGTGCATCCGGGACCGCTGCATTCGCGGCTGTTCCTCGAAGGGGTAATCCAGACGTACTACAACTCCACCCTGGGGCGGGAGCGGCAGATTTCCCTGGCGCCGGGGCTGGCTGAAACGATCTTCTATTCCGATGAGCGGCTCCTGGGCCGGGTACTCGGCAACCTGCTCAAGAACGCTCTCGAAGCCTCGCCGCGGGGCGCCGCGGTGACCCTCGGCTGTCGGGAGGGCAACGGGGAAATTTCCTTCTGGTGCCACAACGTCGGGGTCATGTCGCGAGAGACGCAGCTGCAGATCTTCCAGCGCTCGTTTTCCACCAAGGAGGCGGGGCGCGGTATCGGCACCTACAGCGTCAAGCTCTTGACCGAACGTTATCTGAAGGGGCGGGTGTCGTTCACTTCCACCATCGCTGCCGGTACCACCTTCACCGTTACCTATCCGCTCGATCTGCGCAGCCTCGATAGTGCGCTATCTTCCCCCCCTCGTTTGCCGGCCTCCTGA
- a CDS encoding carboxypeptidase-like regulatory domain-containing protein, translating into MRRIALLAAWMVAFIIVIGGTPRAEAQTVRGKIERKTAYGIYPATSVEVTLSARNRGRSSPAYTDNQGFYYLHNIPPGKYVLEIWVGQTPVTRQIRVLNRPYTDIPPIRVR; encoded by the coding sequence ATGAGACGTATCGCTTTGTTGGCTGCATGGATGGTCGCATTCATCATCGTCATCGGCGGCACGCCGCGGGCGGAGGCGCAGACGGTCCGCGGCAAGATCGAGCGCAAGACCGCGTACGGCATTTACCCGGCGACCTCGGTCGAGGTAACGCTTTCCGCCCGGAACCGGGGGCGGTCCTCCCCCGCCTACACGGACAACCAGGGGTTCTACTATCTCCACAACATCCCGCCGGGGAAATACGTCCTCGAAATATGGGTCGGACAGACACCGGTCACCAGGCAGATCAGGGTCCTCAACCGTCCGTACACCGATATCCCGCCGATCAGGGTGCGTTGA
- a CDS encoding N-acetylmuramidase domain-containing protein: MNFTGQGRPLNAEGMGNACSALGVAAPVVWAVLTVETRGFGFLQDRRPRILFERHIFHRLTNGRHDAGNEDISNGKPGGYVGGPAEYTRLGKALELDREAALQSASWGIGQVMGFNFKVAGFATIDVMIEAMVRDENAQLLAMANFAKGNNLAGALQRQDWAAFARGYNGADFRKNEYDSRLAAAHARYEGTLPDLALRAAQAALLYLGVDPGPVDGFQGQQTHAALRQFQQRLGLPGTGELDPDTATRLFAEAFPP; the protein is encoded by the coding sequence ATGAATTTTACCGGCCAAGGTAGGCCGTTGAATGCCGAAGGGATGGGCAACGCCTGCAGCGCCCTCGGGGTTGCCGCCCCGGTGGTTTGGGCAGTGCTGACGGTCGAGACCCGCGGCTTCGGGTTTCTTCAGGACCGGCGACCACGGATACTCTTCGAGCGCCACATCTTCCACCGGCTGACGAACGGCAGGCACGATGCCGGCAATGAGGATATCAGCAACGGGAAACCCGGCGGCTATGTCGGCGGGCCAGCCGAGTACACCCGCTTGGGGAAGGCTCTGGAACTCGACCGGGAAGCGGCGCTCCAGAGCGCTTCCTGGGGCATCGGCCAGGTGATGGGGTTCAACTTCAAAGTGGCCGGCTTCGCCACCATCGATGTCATGATCGAAGCCATGGTGAGGGATGAGAATGCGCAACTCCTGGCCATGGCGAACTTCGCCAAGGGGAACAATCTGGCCGGGGCGCTGCAGCGGCAGGACTGGGCCGCCTTTGCCCGTGGCTACAATGGGGCCGATTTCAGGAAGAACGAGTATGACTCCCGGCTTGCCGCCGCCCATGCCCGGTATGAGGGCACCCTCCCGGATCTGGCGCTGCGGGCGGCCCAGGCCGCCCTGCTTTACCTCGGCGTCGATCCCGGCCCGGTCGACGGCTTCCAGGGACAGCAGACGCATGCTGCACTGCGGCAGTTCCAGCAGCGATTAGGCCTCCCTGGGACCGGCGAGCTCGACCCCGACACGGCAACCCGGCTGTTCGCGGAAGCATTCCCGCCATGA
- a CDS encoding N-acetylmuramoyl-L-alanine amidase — translation MQKKGKFFLFTIAEFDQWLLDTRFSRSIRLVQNHHTYQPGYVQFTGNNHFTLLEGMEHFHMAERGFAEIAQNLTSFPDGTVAVCRALDKVPAGIKGANQEGICLENLGNFDTGGDTMAPAHRDAIVRINALLCREFHLVPSSDSIVYHHWYDLNSGKRTDGTGMTKSCPGSAFFGGNTVAAARSGFIPLVAEAWAELTGGAPSAPPAILRTAVVNASSLNVRRGQGAAYPIVKSLGRGVKVNIYATANGWCRIHPSEQQWVAERYLKKSG, via the coding sequence ATGCAGAAAAAAGGGAAATTCTTCCTCTTCACCATCGCCGAATTCGATCAGTGGCTGCTCGACACCAGGTTCAGCCGTTCGATCAGGCTGGTCCAGAATCATCACACCTACCAGCCAGGCTACGTCCAGTTCACCGGCAACAACCATTTTACCCTCCTCGAAGGGATGGAACATTTCCACATGGCGGAACGCGGTTTCGCCGAAATTGCCCAGAACCTCACGTCGTTCCCCGACGGGACGGTGGCCGTCTGTCGTGCTCTCGACAAGGTACCGGCGGGGATCAAGGGGGCCAACCAGGAGGGGATCTGCCTGGAAAACCTCGGCAACTTCGACACCGGCGGCGATACGATGGCCCCGGCTCACCGGGACGCCATCGTCCGGATCAACGCCCTGCTCTGCCGTGAATTCCACCTCGTCCCCTCCAGCGACAGCATCGTCTACCACCACTGGTACGATCTCAACAGCGGCAAGCGAACCGATGGCACCGGCATGACCAAGAGCTGCCCCGGCAGCGCCTTCTTCGGCGGCAATACCGTCGCCGCCGCCCGCAGCGGCTTCATCCCCCTGGTCGCCGAGGCGTGGGCGGAACTGACCGGCGGTGCGCCATCCGCGCCACCCGCCATACTGCGGACGGCAGTCGTCAACGCCTCGTCGCTCAACGTCCGGCGCGGCCAGGGGGCCGCCTACCCGATCGTCAAGAGTCTCGGTCGCGGCGTCAAAGTGAACATTTACGCCACGGCAAACGGCTGGTGCCGTATCCACCCCTCCGAGCAGCAATGGGTGGCGGAGCGCTACCTGAAAAAGAGCGGCTGA
- a CDS encoding barstar family protein, with translation MRVTRCTIHGRAVGSLDDLYDELAGQLPFPPHFGRNLDALWDVLVTDVAGPVELVWEDAALSRVAMGEDFPRVATLFADLAKERADITVSYH, from the coding sequence GTGCGAGTGACCCGCTGCACGATTCATGGTCGCGCTGTCGGCTCCCTCGACGACCTGTACGACGAACTGGCCGGCCAGCTGCCCTTTCCTCCGCATTTCGGCCGGAACCTTGACGCTCTCTGGGACGTGCTCGTCACCGATGTCGCCGGACCGGTGGAACTGGTCTGGGAAGACGCAGCACTCTCCAGAGTCGCCATGGGCGAGGATTTTCCCCGGGTCGCCACCCTATTTGCCGACCTGGCGAAGGAACGAGCCGACATTACCGTCAGCTACCATTAA
- a CDS encoding ribonuclease domain-containing protein: MTSLFCRISTLALIAFCLLGPFSPPVRGESCEKAVAALNASLKAENRIDEPELVAALRGLNRTANSKLPPQFVTKKQARMVGWRPGNDLWSCWRLKGKSIGGDLFLNREGKLPDGGRKWREADLDYKGGPRGAKRLLYSDDGQRLVTVDHYRTFTEVPACE; encoded by the coding sequence ATGACCAGCTTATTCTGCCGCATCAGCACGCTCGCCCTCATCGCCTTTTGCCTCCTCGGCCCGTTTTCGCCACCGGTGCGCGGGGAAAGCTGCGAAAAGGCGGTCGCCGCCCTGAACGCATCGCTCAAGGCGGAGAACAGGATCGACGAGCCGGAGCTGGTTGCGGCCCTCCGGGGTCTGAACCGGACCGCCAACAGCAAGCTTCCCCCCCAGTTTGTCACCAAGAAGCAGGCGCGGATGGTCGGCTGGCGTCCCGGTAACGACCTCTGGAGTTGCTGGCGGCTGAAAGGGAAAAGCATCGGCGGCGACCTGTTCCTGAACCGGGAGGGGAAGCTCCCCGACGGCGGCCGGAAATGGCGCGAGGCCGATCTCGACTATAAGGGCGGCCCCCGGGGCGCCAAGCGGCTCCTCTATTCGGATGACGGCCAGCGGCTGGTGACAGTCGACCATTACCGGACCTTCACCGAGGTGCCGGCGTGCGAGTGA